The following proteins come from a genomic window of Acinetobacter baumannii:
- a CDS encoding DOMON-like domain-containing protein codes for MASYELSAFDRFHAVSVVGAIEQQAPYTLNVGFWIRDPNQLIIWPQEVAAHPRQDFLWEETCFEIFIGVHDEDFYREINLSPSQAWQTYQFEEYRYPESMPPLVAYDIELNHLKRTHYGLNVSLDLSQFMQQHRLKWANLYLGLTAVLKTKDGMQYYAMQHSGKHADFHNKRDWLHEF; via the coding sequence ATGGCAAGTTACGAACTTTCAGCTTTTGATCGTTTTCATGCTGTTTCTGTTGTTGGCGCAATTGAACAGCAAGCCCCATATACATTAAATGTGGGTTTTTGGATTCGTGATCCAAACCAACTAATTATCTGGCCCCAAGAAGTCGCAGCTCATCCTCGCCAGGACTTTTTGTGGGAAGAGACTTGTTTTGAAATTTTCATTGGCGTGCATGATGAAGATTTCTACCGGGAAATTAATCTTTCCCCTTCTCAAGCATGGCAGACTTACCAGTTTGAAGAATATCGCTATCCGGAAAGCATGCCTCCCCTCGTTGCTTACGATATCGAATTGAATCATCTCAAACGTACCCACTATGGGTTAAATGTAAGTCTTGACTTAAGCCAGTTTATGCAACAGCACCGCTTAAAATGGGCAAACCTTTATCTAGGTTTGACTGCTGTTTTAAAAACAAAAGATGGTATGCAGTACTATGCAATGCAGCATAGTGGAAAACATGCTGATTTTCACAATAAACGTGATTGGCTGCATGAGTTTTAA
- the folP gene encoding dihydropteroate synthase has translation MQLISLPKQILQCGQLQLDLSQPHVMGILNVTPDSFSDGGKHNQLDQAVDHALSMIEQGATIIDIGGESTRPGASEVAVEEEVRRVVPVVEALSHHNVILSIDTSQPEVIRAAKAAGAHIWNDVRALTRPNALKTAVELDIPVVIMHMRGEPTTMNQLDQYTDVTLDVMQELQQRIDEALAAGVKKHNIIVDPGFGFAKNAQQNLKLLKEFWKLNELGYPILSGLSRKRFIGEALQGAPADQRAVGSVTGHLLSIQQGSSIVRAHDVKEMHEAILVWKAVQQA, from the coding sequence ATGCAGTTAATATCTTTACCAAAGCAGATTTTACAGTGTGGACAGCTTCAATTAGATTTATCTCAGCCCCATGTTATGGGTATCTTAAATGTCACTCCTGATTCTTTCAGTGATGGTGGCAAACATAACCAATTAGACCAAGCGGTTGACCATGCACTTAGTATGATTGAGCAAGGCGCGACTATTATTGATATTGGGGGGGAGTCTACCCGACCTGGTGCTTCAGAAGTTGCAGTAGAAGAAGAAGTGCGTCGTGTGGTACCTGTCGTCGAGGCTTTATCTCACCATAACGTTATTTTGTCGATCGACACGAGTCAGCCAGAAGTTATTCGCGCAGCAAAAGCAGCAGGGGCACATATCTGGAATGATGTTCGTGCCTTAACACGTCCCAATGCTTTAAAAACTGCCGTAGAGTTAGATATACCTGTAGTAATTATGCATATGCGCGGTGAACCAACGACAATGAATCAGTTGGATCAGTACACTGATGTAACACTCGATGTGATGCAAGAGCTGCAACAGCGCATTGATGAGGCTTTGGCTGCTGGGGTAAAAAAGCACAATATTATTGTTGATCCTGGATTTGGCTTTGCGAAAAATGCTCAGCAAAATTTAAAACTATTAAAAGAATTTTGGAAACTTAATGAACTTGGTTATCCAATTTTATCTGGCCTTTCTCGTAAACGTTTCATAGGTGAAGCTTTACAAGGCGCTCCTGCAGATCAACGTGCTGTGGGAAGTGTAACTGGGCATTTGCTTAGTATTCAGCAGGGATCATCCATTGTAAGAGCACATGATGTAAAGGAAATGCATGAAGCAATTTTAGTTTGGAAAGCGGTGCAGCAAGCTTAA
- a CDS encoding DUF5713 family protein has product MFEDLLLPMFDDEYYPDILVAELKQLIEQFAKKVQKPALAEQDIYRYAHQTVNEINEMKPQFEDLDSSLDDSAADYIAEAMMMVVQDAGYLDLEMEELVMNREW; this is encoded by the coding sequence ATGTTTGAAGACTTACTTCTCCCAATGTTTGATGATGAATATTATCCAGATATTTTGGTCGCTGAACTCAAGCAGCTTATTGAGCAATTTGCTAAAAAAGTTCAAAAACCTGCTTTAGCTGAGCAAGATATCTATCGATATGCTCATCAAACTGTAAATGAAATTAATGAAATGAAGCCACAGTTCGAAGATCTAGATTCATCGCTTGATGATAGTGCTGCTGATTATATTGCTGAGGCAATGATGATGGTGGTACAAGATGCAGGATATTTAGATCTGGAAATGGAAGAGTTGGTAATGAATCGAGAGTGGTGA
- the ftsH gene encoding ATP-dependent zinc metalloprotease FtsH, with the protein MSDYFKNAVLWLIILGVLILIFSNISDRNKPTAMKYSDFVAAVNAGQIKQVTIDGLNISGEKTNGSQFETVRPQVEDTELMPSLNKQNVVVEGTAPQRQGILMQLLIASFPVLLIILLFMFFMRNMGGGAGGKNGPMSFGKSKAKMLSEDQIKVTFADVAGCDEAKQEVVEIVDFLKDPAKFKRLGATIPRGVLMVGPPGTGKTLLAKAIAGEAKVPFFSISGSDFVEMFVGVGASRVRDMFEQAKRHAPCIIFIDEIDAVGRHRGSGTGGGHDEREQTLNQMLVEMDGFEGNEGVIVIAATNRVDVLDKALLRPGRFDRQVMVGLPDIRGREQILNVHLKKLPSVTGVDVKVLSRGTPGFSGAQLANLVNEAALFAARRNKNTVDMHDFEDAKDKIYMGPERKSMVLREEERRATAYHEAGHAIVAEILPGTDPVHKVTIMPRGWALGVTWQLPEQDQISHYKDKMLNEIAILFGGRIAEEVFIQQQSTGASNDFERATKMARAMVTKYGMSDKMGVMVYEDENQNGFFGNVGSRTISEATQQQVDQEVRRILDEQYKVARDILENNKDIAHAMVKALMEWETIDRDQIRDIMEGREPQPPKVYIAENPVSAFEPPKDGPSTPPPLPAMN; encoded by the coding sequence TTGAGCGATTACTTCAAGAATGCCGTATTGTGGCTAATAATACTTGGTGTTCTGATTTTAATTTTCAGTAATATCAGTGACCGCAATAAGCCAACTGCAATGAAATATTCAGATTTTGTTGCAGCGGTGAATGCTGGCCAAATTAAGCAAGTCACGATTGACGGTTTAAATATTAGTGGTGAAAAAACTAACGGATCTCAGTTTGAAACTGTTCGTCCGCAAGTTGAAGACACTGAACTTATGCCAAGCTTAAACAAGCAAAATGTTGTTGTAGAGGGCACAGCACCACAACGTCAAGGCATTTTGATGCAACTTCTCATTGCTAGTTTCCCTGTACTGTTAATCATTTTGTTATTCATGTTCTTTATGCGTAACATGGGTGGTGGTGCAGGCGGCAAAAATGGTCCGATGAGTTTTGGTAAGTCGAAGGCAAAAATGCTTTCTGAAGACCAAATCAAAGTGACTTTTGCTGACGTTGCCGGTTGTGATGAAGCGAAACAAGAAGTTGTGGAAATTGTAGATTTCTTAAAGGATCCTGCAAAATTCAAACGCTTGGGCGCTACTATTCCACGTGGCGTGCTTATGGTTGGTCCTCCAGGTACTGGTAAAACGTTATTAGCCAAAGCAATTGCTGGTGAAGCAAAAGTTCCATTCTTTAGCATTTCTGGTTCTGACTTTGTTGAGATGTTTGTGGGTGTGGGTGCGTCCCGTGTCCGTGATATGTTTGAACAAGCAAAACGTCATGCGCCATGTATCATCTTTATTGATGAGATTGACGCAGTAGGTCGTCACCGTGGTTCAGGTACAGGTGGTGGTCATGATGAACGTGAGCAAACCTTAAACCAAATGCTCGTAGAGATGGACGGTTTTGAAGGTAATGAAGGCGTAATCGTTATTGCTGCGACTAACCGTGTTGACGTATTAGATAAAGCATTGTTACGTCCAGGCCGCTTCGACCGTCAAGTTATGGTTGGTTTACCTGACATCCGTGGTCGTGAACAAATTCTGAATGTACATTTGAAAAAATTGCCTTCAGTTACTGGTGTAGATGTTAAAGTTTTATCTCGTGGTACACCTGGTTTTTCTGGTGCTCAGTTGGCAAACCTTGTAAATGAAGCTGCTTTGTTTGCTGCTCGCCGTAATAAGAACACTGTCGATATGCATGATTTTGAAGATGCAAAAGACAAGATCTATATGGGTCCTGAACGTAAATCAATGGTTTTACGTGAAGAAGAGCGTCGTGCAACTGCTTACCATGAAGCTGGACATGCAATTGTTGCTGAGATTTTACCAGGCACTGACCCTGTGCATAAGGTAACAATTATGCCGCGTGGTTGGGCTTTAGGTGTAACTTGGCAGTTACCTGAACAAGATCAGATTAGCCACTATAAAGACAAAATGCTAAATGAAATTGCAATTTTGTTTGGTGGACGTATTGCTGAAGAAGTCTTCATTCAGCAGCAATCGACTGGTGCTTCAAATGACTTCGAACGTGCTACAAAAATGGCTCGTGCGATGGTAACGAAGTACGGTATGTCTGACAAAATGGGTGTGATGGTTTACGAAGATGAAAACCAAAATGGATTCTTCGGTAACGTAGGTAGCCGTACAATTTCTGAAGCGACTCAACAACAAGTTGATCAGGAAGTACGCCGTATTTTAGATGAACAATATAAAGTTGCTCGTGATATCTTGGAAAATAATAAAGATATCGCACACGCAATGGTTAAAGCGTTGATGGAATGGGAAACTATTGATCGTGACCAAATCCGTGACATCATGGAAGGCCGCGAACCTCAACCACCTAAAGTTTATATTGCTGAAAATCCGGTATCAGCATTTGAGCCACCAAAAGATGGTCCATCTACTCCGCCGCCATTACCAGCGATGAATTAA
- the rlmE gene encoding 23S rRNA (uridine(2552)-2'-O)-methyltransferase RlmE translates to MATRITNQKLSKSSRAWMREHLDDPFVKKAQKEGYRARAAYKLLEIQEKYKLIKPGMTVVDLGAAPGSWSQIAGKLVGSKGLVIASDILPMDALPDVTFLQGDFREEAVFEKLLNILNGRQVDIVISDMAPNTSGNRAVDQPRQIYLCELALDFAQKVLGPNGQFVVKVFQGAGFDEFRKQVVDSFDVLKTAKPAASRARSKEVFLVGQGRKKALQ, encoded by the coding sequence ATGGCAACACGCATCACCAACCAAAAATTGTCTAAAAGTAGTCGTGCGTGGATGAGGGAACATCTAGACGATCCTTTTGTAAAAAAAGCACAAAAGGAAGGATATCGTGCACGAGCAGCGTATAAACTTCTTGAAATTCAAGAAAAATATAAGTTGATCAAGCCAGGCATGACAGTGGTGGACTTGGGAGCAGCTCCTGGGAGTTGGTCACAAATCGCTGGGAAACTCGTTGGTAGTAAAGGATTGGTTATTGCTTCCGATATTTTACCTATGGATGCTTTGCCAGATGTCACTTTCTTACAAGGCGACTTCAGAGAAGAAGCTGTATTTGAAAAATTGTTAAATATTTTAAACGGAAGACAAGTAGACATTGTAATTTCTGATATGGCCCCCAATACATCAGGTAATAGGGCTGTTGATCAACCTCGACAGATTTACTTGTGTGAACTTGCTTTAGACTTTGCTCAGAAAGTCTTGGGTCCAAATGGACAGTTTGTTGTTAAAGTGTTCCAAGGCGCAGGATTTGATGAGTTTCGTAAACAAGTCGTTGATAGTTTTGATGTGTTAAAAACAGCAAAACCAGCAGCTTCTCGGGCACGATCTAAAGAAGTTTTTTTGGTTGGACAAGGGCGTAAGAAAGCATTGCAATAA
- the yhbY gene encoding ribosome assembly RNA-binding protein YhbY, producing MAALSIHERKRLRQIGHVLNPVVMIGGQGLTDAVIEETLRALNDHELIKVKIAGEDREARAAVIDAIVEATGAEAVQKIGKIVLLYKKAAKQNQHLSNLVRHAHLAN from the coding sequence ATGGCCGCTTTATCTATTCATGAACGTAAACGTTTACGTCAAATTGGTCATGTGCTTAATCCGGTTGTCATGATTGGTGGACAAGGCTTAACAGACGCTGTTATTGAAGAAACGCTTCGTGCTTTAAACGATCATGAACTCATCAAGGTAAAAATTGCTGGTGAAGACCGTGAAGCTCGTGCCGCAGTAATTGATGCGATTGTAGAAGCAACTGGTGCTGAAGCTGTACAGAAAATTGGTAAAATTGTTTTACTCTATAAAAAAGCAGCTAAGCAAAATCAACATTTATCTAACCTTGTTCGTCACGCACACTTAGCAAACTAA